One genomic window of Streptomyces spiramyceticus includes the following:
- a CDS encoding isoprenylcysteine carboxyl methyltransferase family protein: protein MLWFTLLVLAVGAERVAELVVARRNARWSLARGAVEAGQRHYPAMVALHTGLLVGCLAEVRLAGRSFDPALGWGMAAVVVAAQALRWWCIRTLGPRWNTRVLVVPDLPLVASGPYRWLSHPNYVAVVAEGLSLPLVHGAWLTALIFTVLNAALLTVRIRCENQALTPARAAVGSRAGAGL from the coding sequence ATGCTCTGGTTCACCTTGCTGGTCCTGGCGGTCGGCGCGGAGCGCGTGGCCGAGCTCGTCGTGGCCCGCCGCAACGCCCGCTGGAGCCTGGCCCGCGGGGCCGTCGAAGCGGGACAGCGGCACTATCCGGCGATGGTGGCCCTGCACACCGGGCTGCTCGTCGGATGCCTGGCGGAAGTCCGGCTGGCCGGGCGGTCGTTCGACCCGGCGCTCGGGTGGGGCATGGCCGCCGTCGTGGTGGCGGCACAGGCCCTGCGCTGGTGGTGCATCCGCACGCTGGGGCCGCGCTGGAACACCCGCGTGCTGGTCGTGCCGGATCTTCCCCTGGTCGCGAGCGGCCCGTACCGGTGGCTGAGCCACCCCAACTACGTGGCGGTAGTGGCTGAAGGGCTGTCCCTGCCGCTGGTGCACGGCGCCTGGCTCACCGCGCTGATTTTCACCGTACTCAACGCCGCGCTCCTCACCGTACGGATTCGCTGTGAGAACCAGGCGCTGACTCCCGCGCGCGCCGCTGTCGGCAGCAGGGCGGGTGCCGGGCTGTGA
- a CDS encoding cupin domain-containing protein, translated as MAGIVSRNFDSADETRPFKEGKGRLDLITTDRGPVGRAVFEPGWQWSKHIKPIAGTDSCQAAHTGYVVSGRMKVTMDDGETGEFGPGDFMDIKPGHDAWVVGDEPCVALDWVGFGDYAKPAGT; from the coding sequence ATGGCCGGAATCGTGAGCAGGAACTTCGACTCCGCGGACGAGACCCGTCCGTTCAAGGAGGGCAAGGGCAGGCTCGATTTGATCACCACAGACCGCGGCCCGGTGGGCCGGGCGGTGTTCGAGCCGGGCTGGCAGTGGTCCAAGCACATCAAGCCCATCGCGGGAACCGACAGCTGCCAGGCCGCCCACACCGGTTACGTCGTGAGCGGCCGGATGAAGGTCACCATGGACGACGGGGAGACCGGAGAGTTCGGGCCGGGCGACTTCATGGACATCAAGCCGGGCCACGACGCCTGGGTGGTCGGCGACGAGCCGTGCGTGGCCCTGGACTGGGTCGGCTTCGGGGACTACGCCAAACCGGCAGGCACCTGA
- a CDS encoding SGNH/GDSL hydrolase family protein — protein sequence MRRGRIPVFVALALALALVWVTGCSDASDSSAAPPPAPPGTSTAARPVESGSAPPAGAPSKSQQQPRKKSRVVYVGDSLAMENQLVLADRISADGRATVHRAPYSGTTLCDYRADRPYDSLVPPRHKAAALVKSQRPRVVVLQFWGNSWAYTPCMDSIPQGGGSRYYTRYAADAKALTEQIAAAAREVGIPRPRIVWVLQAPDAFSPDRVRRVNGIYRAQAAASGDMVADAGRQVSPAGDRYTWAQRLPCNDDERARARDCSGGLATLHRGDDHLHFCLAPTTKRPRPCPVRSPGIVRYCKAIATVVDAYLRRSA from the coding sequence GTGAGGCGCGGACGGATCCCGGTTTTCGTCGCACTGGCACTGGCACTGGCACTGGTCTGGGTGACCGGTTGCTCGGACGCCTCCGACTCCTCCGCCGCTCCCCCGCCTGCTCCTCCCGGTACGTCGACCGCCGCACGGCCGGTGGAGTCCGGGTCGGCCCCGCCCGCCGGGGCACCGTCGAAATCGCAGCAGCAGCCGCGTAAGAAGTCCCGCGTGGTGTACGTCGGGGACTCGCTCGCCATGGAGAACCAGCTGGTCCTGGCCGACCGGATCTCCGCCGACGGGCGCGCGACCGTACACCGTGCGCCGTACTCCGGTACGACGCTGTGCGACTACCGGGCGGACAGGCCGTACGACTCTCTCGTGCCGCCTCGCCACAAGGCGGCTGCTCTGGTCAAGTCCCAGCGCCCGCGGGTCGTCGTGCTCCAGTTCTGGGGCAACTCCTGGGCGTACACGCCGTGCATGGACTCGATCCCCCAGGGCGGCGGTTCGCGCTACTACACCCGGTACGCGGCCGACGCGAAGGCACTCACGGAGCAGATCGCGGCAGCGGCCCGCGAGGTTGGGATCCCACGGCCCAGGATCGTGTGGGTGCTGCAGGCGCCCGACGCCTTCTCGCCGGACCGGGTCCGGCGCGTCAACGGCATCTACCGGGCCCAGGCCGCCGCCTCCGGGGACATGGTGGCGGACGCCGGCCGGCAGGTGAGCCCGGCAGGTGACCGCTACACCTGGGCGCAGCGGCTGCCCTGCAACGACGACGAACGGGCCCGCGCACGCGACTGCAGCGGTGGGCTTGCCACGCTGCACCGTGGCGACGACCATCTGCACTTCTGCCTCGCCCCGACGACGAAGCGGCCGCGGCCCTGTCCGGTGCGTTCGCCGGGGATCGTGCGCTACTGCAAGGCGATCGCCACGGTCGTAGACGCGTATCTGCGCCGGTCGGCCTGA
- a CDS encoding YihY/virulence factor BrkB family protein has product MARRTPDNTPDNNEAAGHEPGATHEPDTTHTTQQPVKKPTDLPKQSWTGVLKRTAKEFKGDNLTDLAAALTYYGVLSIFPALLALVSILGLLGTSSIKPLIDNVGSLAPGAVRDILNSMLTELQSGQGKAGAALIIGIVVALWSASGYIAAFMRASNTVYDIGEGRPVWKTLPTRFGITLVVVVLLAAIAIGVVFTGNLAQKTGEVLGMGDTAITVFNYVKWPVLVLLFSFVIALLYWAAPNVKRPFRWVTPGSILAVLIWIAASALFALYVANFSSYNKTYGSLAAVIIFLVWLWISNIAILLGLEFNAELERGRAIEAGHPPEEEPYVEPRDTRKLDQP; this is encoded by the coding sequence ATGGCGCGACGCACACCGGACAACACACCGGACAACAACGAAGCTGCCGGCCACGAGCCGGGTGCAACACACGAGCCGGATACAACACATACGACACAGCAGCCGGTCAAGAAGCCGACGGACCTGCCCAAGCAGTCCTGGACCGGCGTTCTGAAACGCACCGCGAAGGAGTTCAAGGGCGACAACCTCACCGACTTGGCGGCTGCCCTGACGTACTACGGCGTGCTGTCGATCTTCCCGGCCCTGTTGGCGCTGGTGTCGATCCTGGGGCTGCTGGGCACCTCGTCGATCAAGCCGCTGATCGACAATGTGGGCAGCCTGGCGCCGGGGGCGGTCCGCGACATCCTCAACAGCATGCTGACCGAGCTGCAGAGTGGCCAGGGCAAGGCGGGTGCCGCTCTGATCATCGGCATCGTCGTCGCCCTGTGGTCGGCTTCCGGCTACATCGCGGCGTTCATGCGCGCCTCCAACACCGTCTACGACATCGGCGAGGGCCGCCCGGTGTGGAAGACACTGCCCACCCGGTTCGGCATCACGCTCGTAGTGGTGGTGCTGCTGGCCGCGATCGCGATCGGCGTGGTCTTCACCGGCAACCTGGCGCAGAAGACGGGCGAGGTCCTCGGCATGGGCGACACCGCCATCACCGTGTTCAACTACGTCAAGTGGCCCGTGCTGGTCCTGCTGTTCAGCTTTGTGATCGCACTGCTGTACTGGGCTGCGCCGAACGTCAAACGCCCCTTCCGCTGGGTCACCCCCGGCAGCATCCTCGCGGTGCTCATCTGGATCGCCGCCTCTGCCCTCTTCGCGCTGTACGTGGCGAACTTCAGCAGCTACAACAAGACCTACGGAAGCCTGGCGGCGGTCATCATCTTCCTGGTGTGGCTGTGGATCTCCAACATCGCCATCCTGCTCGGCCTGGAGTTCAACGCCGAGCTCGAACGTGGCCGCGCCATCGAGGCCGGTCACCCGCCGGAGGAAGAGCCGTACGTCGAGCCCCGCGACACCCGGAAACTCGACCAGCCCTGA
- a CDS encoding L,D-transpeptidase yields MITTRRRRRLRVLTVPLLGLVLVTGCQSSDAADTKNREPDAAVTDTARARITISPAGTGTGPVDPGHTVKVVTDRGTLTSVEVKPAGDEGVQVTGTWKNARRTWQSDRTMTPDTAYVVEATATNAAGGTTRTRSTFRTRAPKQVNGVTVTPSNGAVVGVGQPVSIAFDAPVRDRAAVERRLSVTTTPKTEGSWGWTRDPLTGTERVDWRPRHYWAKGTKVTMRAELSGVDTGGRHLRRDVSTTFTTGTARISEVDLLKHTMTVFEDGKKAKVIPISGGEPRYPTWNGTMVVLGKQRLVRMTSESVNIDDPYDKNVPWAVHLTTSGTYVHAAPWNEGKGYFGRVNKSHGCVGMSGANGKWFYKRSVPGDIVEVTGSRSATVATGNGYGDWNLSFKQWRRLSSLR; encoded by the coding sequence TTGATCACCACACGCCGTCGGCGCCGTCTGCGCGTTCTGACAGTTCCACTCCTCGGTCTTGTGCTGGTGACGGGGTGTCAGTCGTCGGACGCCGCGGATACGAAGAACCGGGAGCCGGACGCGGCGGTCACCGACACAGCGCGGGCCCGCATCACCATCTCGCCCGCCGGCACCGGGACCGGTCCAGTGGATCCCGGGCACACCGTCAAGGTGGTAACCGACCGCGGAACGCTGACATCCGTCGAGGTCAAGCCCGCCGGGGACGAGGGCGTCCAGGTGACCGGCACCTGGAAGAATGCCAGGCGCACCTGGCAGTCCGACCGCACGATGACGCCCGACACTGCGTACGTCGTCGAGGCCACCGCCACCAACGCGGCCGGCGGCACGACCCGTACCCGGAGCACGTTCCGCACGAGGGCCCCCAAGCAGGTCAACGGCGTGACCGTCACGCCCTCCAACGGCGCGGTCGTCGGCGTCGGGCAGCCCGTGTCGATCGCCTTCGACGCGCCTGTCCGGGACAGGGCGGCGGTCGAGCGGCGGCTGTCGGTCACCACCACCCCGAAGACCGAGGGCTCGTGGGGCTGGACCCGCGACCCGCTGACCGGCACCGAGCGGGTGGACTGGAGACCCAGGCACTACTGGGCCAAGGGCACCAAGGTGACGATGCGTGCCGAGCTCAGCGGCGTGGACACCGGCGGCCGCCACCTGCGGCGCGACGTCAGCACCACCTTCACCACCGGAACCGCCCGGATTTCGGAAGTGGACCTGCTCAAACACACGATGACGGTGTTCGAGGACGGCAAGAAGGCCAAGGTCATCCCCATATCTGGCGGCGAGCCGCGGTACCCGACCTGGAACGGCACGATGGTCGTCCTCGGCAAGCAGCGCCTCGTCCGTATGACGTCCGAATCGGTCAATATCGACGACCCGTACGACAAAAACGTGCCGTGGGCCGTCCATCTGACGACCTCGGGCACTTATGTCCACGCCGCCCCGTGGAACGAAGGCAAGGGCTACTTCGGCCGGGTCAACAAGAGCCACGGCTGCGTGGGGATGTCCGGTGCGAACGGCAAGTGGTTCTACAAACGGTCCGTCCCCGGTGACATCGTCGAGGTCACCGGATCGCGCAGTGCCACGGTCGCGACCGGCAATGGGTACGGCGACTGGAACCTGAGCTTCAAGCAGTGGCGCAGGCTCAGTTCCCTGCGCTGA
- a CDS encoding UbiA family prenyltransferase, with the protein MDAELDVDAAARADAASASPGACLQPRPLSGLLKACHPGPTAVVTVLMTVMAVAGGQGAGGCLLVAAAVLTGQLSVGWSNDAVDAVRDTTTRRRTKPVVAGSVSVIAVRRAAITALALCVPLSLAYGPLAGTVHLIGVAAAWTYNLRLKATPLSWLPYAVGFAALPAFVSLGPAGRPWPAWWVVASAALLGVGAHLANVLPDIAADLATGVHGWPQRLGPTRARLLLPLPLVTATALLALARPGPVGMAGATALSVALITAVGSALLGHRWPRLPFLAAIGIAAVDVALLLQQGVTIT; encoded by the coding sequence GTGGACGCTGAACTGGACGTGGACGCTGCGGCCCGGGCCGACGCGGCATCGGCGTCCCCTGGGGCGTGTCTTCAGCCGCGCCCCCTGAGCGGCCTCCTGAAGGCGTGTCATCCCGGCCCGACCGCAGTGGTCACCGTCCTGATGACCGTGATGGCGGTGGCCGGTGGTCAGGGCGCGGGCGGATGCCTGCTGGTCGCCGCCGCCGTGCTGACGGGGCAGTTGTCCGTCGGCTGGAGCAACGACGCCGTTGACGCCGTACGGGACACCACCACCCGGCGGCGCACCAAACCCGTGGTCGCCGGATCGGTGAGCGTCATCGCCGTACGCCGCGCCGCGATCACCGCCCTGGCCCTGTGCGTACCGCTGTCCCTTGCCTACGGTCCACTCGCCGGTACGGTCCACCTCATCGGCGTGGCCGCAGCCTGGACGTACAACCTCCGGCTGAAGGCCACCCCGCTGTCCTGGCTGCCGTACGCCGTGGGATTCGCGGCGCTCCCTGCCTTCGTATCGCTCGGCCCGGCGGGACGGCCCTGGCCCGCGTGGTGGGTTGTCGCCTCCGCAGCGCTGCTCGGAGTCGGCGCGCACCTGGCGAACGTGCTCCCGGACATCGCTGCCGATCTGGCAACCGGCGTCCACGGCTGGCCCCAGCGGCTGGGCCCGACCCGGGCGCGGCTGCTGCTGCCGCTCCCTCTCGTGACGGCCACCGCGCTGCTCGCGCTCGCCCGTCCCGGCCCGGTCGGTATGGCCGGGGCAACGGCTTTGTCGGTGGCTCTGATCACGGCGGTCGGCAGCGCGCTGCTGGGCCATCGGTGGCCGAGGCTGCCGTTTCTCGCGGCAATCGGCATCGCCGCGGTCGATGTCGCGCTGCTGCTCCAGCAGGGCGTAACCATCACCTGA
- a CDS encoding DUF4235 domain-containing protein — MKASKIAYKPLGLALGSLSGVIAGLVFKQVWKQLGHEEDAPDATNKERDWQEVLLAAALQGAIFAAVKAAVDRAGATATERVTGTWPG; from the coding sequence ATGAAGGCATCGAAGATTGCTTACAAGCCCCTCGGCCTGGCGCTGGGATCTCTCAGCGGTGTGATAGCCGGGCTCGTGTTCAAGCAGGTCTGGAAGCAGCTCGGGCACGAAGAGGACGCCCCCGACGCCACCAACAAGGAACGCGACTGGCAGGAAGTCCTGCTCGCCGCGGCGCTCCAGGGTGCGATTTTCGCCGCAGTCAAGGCCGCCGTCGATCGCGCAGGCGCGACCGCCACTGAGCGCGTGACGGGCACCTGGCCCGGATGA
- a CDS encoding dihydrofolate reductase family protein, whose product MRNIVLMMSVSLDGFIEGPDRQIDWHMVDDELHSHFNDQARSMGAFLNGRVTYELMADFWPTADSDPSSTAAMVEFAGIWRDMPKVVFSRTLERADWNTTIARDVDVEEIRALKAQPGGDMGLGGADLAAAFMERDLIDEFRIYVHPVLIGRGKPLFQGSDSKINLRLVETRTFGNGVVLLHYRRTEYRRTEASDQG is encoded by the coding sequence ATGAGGAACATCGTCCTGATGATGTCGGTGTCCCTTGACGGGTTCATCGAGGGGCCGGACCGTCAGATCGACTGGCACATGGTCGACGACGAACTGCACAGCCACTTCAACGACCAAGCCAGGTCGATGGGCGCCTTCCTGAACGGACGCGTCACCTACGAGCTCATGGCCGACTTCTGGCCGACCGCAGACTCCGACCCCTCAAGTACTGCGGCCATGGTCGAGTTTGCCGGTATCTGGCGGGACATGCCCAAGGTCGTGTTCTCCCGCACCCTGGAGCGGGCCGACTGGAACACGACCATCGCCCGGGACGTCGACGTCGAGGAGATCAGGGCGCTCAAGGCGCAGCCCGGCGGAGACATGGGGCTCGGCGGGGCCGACCTCGCTGCGGCGTTCATGGAGCGCGATCTGATCGACGAGTTCCGGATCTACGTACACCCGGTCCTGATCGGACGGGGCAAACCGCTGTTCCAGGGATCGGACTCCAAGATCAACCTCCGGCTCGTCGAGACCCGGACCTTCGGCAACGGGGTCGTCCTCCTCCATTACCGGCGTACCGAGTACCGGCGTACGGAGGCATCCGATCAGGGGTGA
- a CDS encoding phosphatidylinositol-specific phospholipase C, producing MSVDRRTFLTGATALSATALLGLPSAAAAPQTLSVQDWMAGLDDSTPVQRLTIPGTHDSGARVGGPWVACQNTSVAEQLNSGIRFLDVRCRAIGDSFAIHHGAYYQNLMFGDVLIACQDFLRARPTETVLMRVKQEYSEAADAEFRRIFDLYLDAKGWRPVFRIDAGLPTLGQARGRIVLLADNGGLPGVRYGDSALFDIQDDYMAEPGAKFPKIEAHFRKAAQQPGKLFLNYVSTSALLPPRWNSDRLNPRVHGFLDGAEAGGWKGLGVVPMDFPNTRPGLVESLIRHNPGQGAQGA from the coding sequence ATGAGTGTGGACCGGCGAACCTTTCTCACAGGTGCGACGGCGCTCTCCGCGACCGCCCTGCTGGGCTTACCGAGCGCAGCCGCGGCGCCGCAGACGCTCTCCGTACAGGACTGGATGGCGGGCCTCGACGACTCCACCCCAGTGCAGCGGCTGACCATCCCCGGCACCCACGACTCGGGCGCGCGCGTCGGCGGACCTTGGGTGGCGTGCCAGAACACCTCCGTCGCCGAGCAGTTGAACAGTGGCATCCGCTTCCTGGACGTACGATGCCGGGCCATCGGCGACTCCTTCGCCATCCACCACGGCGCGTACTACCAGAACCTGATGTTCGGCGATGTGCTCATCGCCTGCCAGGACTTCCTGCGGGCCCGCCCCACCGAAACCGTCCTGATGCGTGTCAAGCAGGAGTACTCCGAGGCGGCCGACGCCGAGTTCCGCCGGATCTTCGACCTCTACCTCGACGCGAAAGGCTGGCGGCCGGTCTTCCGTATCGACGCGGGTCTGCCGACGCTGGGGCAGGCCAGAGGCAGGATAGTTCTGCTCGCCGACAACGGAGGGCTGCCCGGCGTCCGGTACGGGGACTCGGCGCTCTTCGACATCCAGGACGACTACATGGCCGAGCCGGGCGCCAAGTTCCCCAAGATCGAAGCCCATTTCCGCAAAGCCGCCCAGCAGCCCGGAAAGCTCTTCCTCAACTACGTCAGTACGTCGGCACTGCTGCCGCCCCGCTGGAACTCCGACCGGCTCAACCCCAGAGTGCACGGCTTCCTCGACGGCGCGGAGGCGGGCGGCTGGAAGGGGCTCGGTGTGGTGCCGATGGACTTCCCCAACACCCGGCCGGGACTGGTGGAGTCCCTCATCCGGCACAACCCCGGGCAGGGCGCCCAGGGGGCATGA
- a CDS encoding NAD(P)/FAD-dependent oxidoreductase has protein sequence MIDLLVAGGGPAGLATAIHAASAGMEAVVIEQRSTPVDKACGEGIMPGGVLALDALGIRVGGRALRGIRYVDGRYCAEAPFRDGSGLGVRRTELHAALARRAAELGVRVVTGRVGDVRQSTDTVSAGGLQARWLAAADGLHSPLRHSLGLDLPNRRPRRYGLRRHYRVDPWTEFVEVHWSPFGEAYVTPVGEGLVGVAVLSTMRRGYDAHLAHFPRLLQLLDGPTATPVRGAGPLRQRARRRTAGRVLLVGDAAGYTDALTGEGLALAMASAEAAVRCLRSGRPQAYEGCWRRLSRRHRLLTEGLVRLSSHAAAARLVVPAAARLPSAFAAAVHALQ, from the coding sequence GTGATCGACCTGCTGGTGGCGGGCGGCGGACCGGCCGGGCTGGCCACGGCCATCCACGCGGCGTCGGCCGGCATGGAAGCGGTGGTGATCGAACAGCGCAGCACCCCGGTGGACAAGGCATGCGGCGAGGGGATCATGCCCGGCGGTGTGCTGGCTCTGGACGCCCTGGGCATCCGCGTCGGCGGTCGGGCACTGCGCGGCATTCGCTACGTGGACGGACGGTATTGCGCGGAGGCTCCATTCCGCGACGGCTCGGGTCTTGGTGTTCGCCGTACGGAGTTGCACGCGGCGCTGGCCCGGCGGGCTGCCGAACTCGGCGTCAGGGTCGTCACGGGCAGGGTCGGAGATGTGCGGCAGAGTACGGACACGGTGAGCGCGGGAGGGCTGCAGGCGCGCTGGCTGGCTGCCGCGGACGGCCTGCACTCGCCGCTGCGCCACTCGCTCGGCCTGGACCTTCCCAACCGTCGGCCGCGGCGCTACGGCCTGCGAAGGCACTACCGAGTGGATCCGTGGACGGAGTTCGTCGAGGTGCACTGGTCGCCCTTCGGCGAGGCGTACGTGACACCGGTCGGCGAAGGCCTGGTCGGAGTGGCCGTACTGAGCACGATGAGGCGCGGCTACGACGCACACCTGGCCCACTTCCCCCGGCTGCTCCAGCTCCTCGACGGCCCCACCGCCACCCCGGTACGCGGCGCCGGACCACTGCGCCAGCGGGCACGCCGCCGTACGGCAGGGCGGGTACTCCTCGTGGGCGACGCGGCCGGTTACACCGACGCGCTCACCGGCGAGGGACTCGCCCTCGCGATGGCTTCGGCCGAAGCGGCTGTGCGCTGTCTGAGGTCTGGGCGGCCTCAGGCGTACGAGGGGTGCTGGCGGCGACTGTCCCGCAGGCATCGCCTGCTGACGGAGGGGCTCGTACGGCTGAGCAGTCACGCGGCCGCCGCTCGCCTCGTCGTACCGGCGGCGGCCAGGCTTCCGTCGGCCTTCGCCGCGGCTGTCCATGCCCTCCAGTGA
- a CDS encoding type 1 glutamine amidotransferase domain-containing protein: MTTAQDNDLAGRRVLAIVTNYGVEHDELVVPVQHLREAGAEVDVAAVSADPIQTLIGDKKRGETVEPTLTLAEAEPSAYDMLLVPGGTQNADRLRLDDKAVGIVRSFQSSGRPVAAICHGPWALVEAGVLEGKTLTSYASLKTDISNAGGNWVDKPVVSDDSGGWVLITSRRPRDMDHFLREIDALFREDHP; this comes from the coding sequence ATGACAACTGCCCAAGACAACGATCTGGCCGGTCGCCGTGTCCTGGCGATCGTGACCAACTACGGCGTCGAGCACGACGAACTCGTCGTCCCCGTACAGCACCTGAGGGAAGCCGGCGCCGAGGTGGATGTGGCGGCCGTCTCGGCGGATCCGATCCAGACCCTCATCGGTGACAAGAAGCGGGGCGAGACCGTCGAGCCCACACTCACGCTGGCCGAGGCGGAGCCCTCCGCGTACGACATGCTGCTCGTACCCGGCGGCACGCAGAACGCCGACAGGCTGCGCCTGGACGACAAGGCGGTCGGCATTGTCCGTTCGTTCCAGTCTTCGGGGCGCCCGGTGGCGGCGATTTGCCACGGGCCGTGGGCACTGGTCGAGGCGGGGGTGCTGGAGGGCAAGACCCTGACCTCCTACGCCTCGCTCAAGACGGACATCAGCAACGCCGGCGGCAACTGGGTGGACAAGCCGGTCGTCAGCGACGACTCCGGCGGGTGGGTACTCATCACCTCGCGCAGGCCCAGGGACATGGACCACTTCCTGCGGGAGATCGACGCGCTGTTCCGCGAAGATCACCCCTGA
- a CDS encoding type III polyketide synthase — MTRIAAVHGALAPHRHAQREITDMIARVCLPEGTDRGVLDRLHDSAKVKTRHTALPLDSYAELRDFGAVNDAFIEGAVSLGAEAVGAALDAAGLSPRDVDLLMFTSVTGIATPSVDARLVGPLGLRPDVKRVPVFGLGCVAGAAGIARLHDYLLGRPDDVAVLLSVELCSLTFQRSDASPANLVAGALFGDGAAAVVACGARRTAATGPVVVGTRSHLYPDTEHVLGWDITASGFRVVLDASVPDVVRKHLAADVDAFLADHGLCRRDIAAWVCHPGGPKLLEAVEEALELPCGALNLTWSSLAAVGNLSSASVLHVLRDTLEQRRPPVGTAGLLLAMGPGFCSELVLLRW, encoded by the coding sequence ATGACCCGGATCGCCGCTGTTCACGGAGCTTTGGCTCCTCACCGGCACGCCCAACGAGAGATCACGGACATGATCGCCCGCGTATGTCTGCCCGAGGGGACGGATCGCGGGGTACTCGACCGTCTGCATGACAGCGCGAAGGTGAAAACCCGTCATACGGCGCTGCCGCTCGACTCATACGCGGAACTTCGCGATTTCGGGGCGGTCAACGACGCCTTCATCGAGGGTGCGGTGAGCCTCGGTGCCGAGGCGGTCGGCGCGGCGCTGGACGCGGCCGGCCTCTCGCCGCGCGACGTCGACCTCCTGATGTTCACCTCGGTGACCGGCATCGCCACACCGTCGGTCGACGCTCGCCTCGTGGGGCCGCTCGGACTGCGTCCGGACGTCAAACGCGTCCCCGTCTTCGGCCTGGGGTGCGTCGCGGGGGCGGCCGGAATCGCCCGCCTGCACGACTACCTCCTGGGCCGCCCCGACGACGTGGCCGTCCTTCTGTCGGTGGAACTGTGCTCTCTCACCTTCCAGCGCAGCGACGCCTCACCGGCCAATCTCGTCGCCGGCGCACTGTTCGGGGACGGCGCCGCGGCTGTCGTCGCATGCGGCGCGCGCCGTACGGCCGCCACGGGACCGGTCGTGGTCGGGACGCGCAGTCATCTCTACCCGGACACCGAGCACGTGTTGGGCTGGGACATCACGGCCTCCGGCTTCCGCGTCGTACTGGATGCGAGTGTCCCTGATGTCGTACGCAAGCACCTCGCCGCCGACGTCGACGCGTTTCTCGCCGATCACGGTCTCTGCCGGAGGGACATCGCTGCCTGGGTATGCCACCCCGGCGGCCCCAAACTGCTTGAGGCGGTCGAAGAAGCCCTTGAACTGCCGTGCGGCGCACTCAACTTGACCTGGAGTTCGCTTGCGGCAGTGGGCAACCTCTCCTCGGCCTCGGTGCTCCACGTCCTGCGCGACACCCTTGAACAGCGCCGCCCACCGGTCGGCACGGCCGGACTGCTGCTCGCCATGGGCCCGGGGTTCTGCTCCGAACTCGTCCTGCTCCGCTGGTAG
- a CDS encoding DUF6098 family protein → MSSTADELPVLHTLDDVTALVERHEHLYVRWSHGPAADLESASSRDDLTGVAMPGLSANALAVEPWWGDRPVRVWVARRLYDYSHLPRDKGPGVRPWALRGQETGRGPDNEPLVRKVEPVGWIDRRVIEEAEAEVARQEGVWGPLRRKA, encoded by the coding sequence ATGAGCAGCACCGCGGACGAGCTGCCCGTCCTGCACACCCTCGATGACGTGACCGCGCTCGTCGAGCGTCACGAGCATCTGTACGTTCGCTGGTCGCACGGCCCCGCTGCCGACTTGGAGTCGGCGTCGAGCAGGGACGACCTGACGGGCGTGGCGATGCCGGGCCTGTCCGCGAACGCCCTGGCGGTCGAGCCGTGGTGGGGAGACCGACCGGTGAGGGTGTGGGTGGCCCGCCGGTTGTACGACTACTCGCACCTGCCCCGCGACAAGGGCCCAGGAGTGCGCCCCTGGGCGCTGCGCGGTCAGGAGACGGGCCGCGGTCCCGACAACGAGCCGCTGGTCAGGAAGGTGGAACCGGTCGGCTGGATCGATCGGCGAGTGATCGAAGAAGCAGAGGCGGAGGTCGCCCGTCAGGAGGGCGTCTGGGGCCCTCTGCGGCGCAAGGCGTAG